The nucleotide window GTGCATGACGCGGTCCTTTTCGATATCGAGCACGCGCACATCCTCGTATTTCAGGGCGCCGACCAGCAGCTTGTTGTTCCATTTGGGGAAGAGGTTTCCGGAATAGAACCCGATGCCGCAGACGGCGGTGGAGGGTTTCCAATACCAGGCGGGTTGCTCCATGCCTTCCTTGCGGACGACCTCGGTGATGGTGGTGCCGTTGTAGTTCTTGCCATAGGTGATGACGGGCCATCCATAGTTCTTTCCCGCCTCGACGAGGTTGAGTTCGTCGCCGCCCAGCGGCCCATGCTCGGCCGCCCAGATTTGGCCGGTGGTTGGATGGACGGAGATGCCTTGCGGATTACGATGGCCGTAGGAAAAGATGGAGGGCAGGGCGCCTTCCGTCTGTACGAAAGGATTATCGTTTGGGATTGAGCCGTCGCGGCGGATGCGGTGCATCTTGCCATTGGGCTTGGAAAGATCCTGCGCGTCGTCGCCGGTGCCGCGGTCGCCGATGGAAAAATAGAGGTTGTTCCCGGCATCGAAAACAATGCGGGTGCCGAAGTGGACGCGGGTGGTGCGGTATTCTTCGTGACGGGCTTCAAAGAGCGTTTGTTCATCGATCCACCGGTTGTTCCGGATGCGGCCGCGGACGACCTTGGTCATGGCGGGTGCGCGTTTTTCGCCGGCCTTCTTTTCGAGCCCATGGCTGAAGGCCAGGTAGATCCACTGGTTGCCCTTTTCCCGGTAGTCGGGATCGAACGCGACGGCGAGCAGGCCGCCCTGGCCTTCGGCAACGACGGATGGAGAGCCTTCGACCGGTTTGGGATTCAGCGTCCCGTTCCGCATAATACGCAACCGACCGGGACGTTCGGTGATCAGCGCGAGCTTATCGTCGAGAAAGGCGAGGTTCCATGGGATGTCCAGCCCCTCGGCCCAGATCTCTACATCGATGTCGTAGTCCTGCGTCTGGAGGGATGTCGGGCTGGGCGGCGTGGCGGCCCCTGCTTGTTTTTCGGCTTCGAAGAGATAGTTGACCAAGCTCTTGATCTGTGGGTCGGTCAGCGATTTTTCATAGGCTGGCATGCCGAGATGGGTGATGCCGAACTTAATGTTGCGGGAAATGTGTCCGGCGCTGTCGCCGAACTGCCAAATGCCATCGATGAGGCTTTGGGCATTGCCCCCTTGGAATTTTGCCCCGTGGCAGTGTGAGCAATGTTCCTGGTAGAGGTTGTCCGCGCTTTGGCCTAATGCGGATGAAACCGTAAGCAATATGGGAAGGATGATCTTTGCTTTCATGCCGAGGACTATGAACGTTGTTTGCTTGCACCGCCAACGGAAAATGGACAGTCTTTCGCGCATGACAAAGCCATATGATTATCTTTTTGGCCCGGTGCCTTCGCGGCGGCTGGGGCGTTCACTGGGAGTGGATCTGATTCCGTTCAAGACCTGCACGATGGATTGCGCCTATTGCCAGCTGGGCGAAACCACCTGCCCGGTGAGCGAGCGCGGCGACTATGTCCCGATGCAGGACGTGCTTGCCGAGCTTGACCGGTGGTGGAAAAACGATGGCCAGGCCGACCATATTACGCTGGCCGGTTCCGGCGAGCCTACCTTGCACACCCATTTTGGCGATGTGTTCCGATGGGTGAAGGAAAACACCGAAATCCCATCCGTGCTGCTCACCAACGGAACACTGATGCATAATGCCAATGTGCGTGCCGATGCGGTGCTGGCCAACAAGGTGAAGGTGACGCTCAGTGCCTGGGACGAGGCCAGCTTCCAGCAGATTCACCGTCCGGCCCAGGGCGTGTCGTTCGAATTGCTGGTGAAGGGCGAGCAGGCGTTCCGCTCGGAATTTTCCGGCGAACTTTCGGTCGAGGTCTTCATCATCGAAGGCGTCAATTCGCATGTGTTCGATGTCCGGAAAATCGCCGAGGTGGTGAAGTCGATCCATCCCGACCGGGTCGATATCAACACCGCAGTGCGCCCCCCGGCGGATCCCTCGGTCAAGGCCGCCAGGGAAGAGCATCTGCATGCCCTCGCCGAGCTGTTCGGGCCCAATGCCTCCGTGGCCGCGACGTTCAAGAGGCAGGGATTCGAGTCGATCGAAATCAGCCAGGAGGCCTTGCTCGGACTCATCAAGCGCCACCCGGCCACCTGCAAGCAGCTGGCGGACGAGTTCAACCTGCCCTCCGACAAAATGTACAAGACGCTGAAAAGCCTAGTGGCCACGGGGCAGTTGCGCGAGGACAAGAGCGGGTTGGAAACCTGCTATTTCCACCGGGCATAGCATGGGCAAATCCCCCGTCATCATGCTTTCGGGAATGGGCGCCGATGCGCGCGTGTTTAAAAAGCAGTTGGAAGCGATTCCCCAAATGAGCGTCCCCAAGTGGATTGAACCGCAACCGGGCGAGTCCCTGCGGGATTATGCCGGACGTTTTGCCAAGCGGATTGATCCCGGCATGCCGTGCCATATCGGCGGAGCCTCGTTCGGCGGTTTTGTTGCGCTGGAAATGGTTCGCCATTTGCATGTGGCAGGCTGTTTTTTGGTGGGGAGTGTGCGCGTGCCGGAAGAGCTGCCCCGTGGATTCAAGGTGTTGAATGGAATTCCGGGTGTTGCGGGTGCGGTTCCATTCGAGGTGGCGGCGCTGCTGGGCAAGGCCGCGCTGCTTTCGACGGGGCGGGATTCGCAGGCGCATCATGCCGAGCTCATGAAGCAGCTGGCGGATTCCGATGCGGCGTTCCTGCGCTGGGCCTGCCGTGCCGTGCTGGGTTGGAGCGGTGCGCCGGACACGGGGGACACGCCGATCCACCAAATCCACGGTTCGGCCGATGTGGTTCTGCCGGTGCGCAACACCCGCCCGGACGTCGTGGTGCCCGGAGCGGGCCATGCCCTTTCCATGAGCCATCCGGACGAGGTCACGGAGTTCATTCTGAAGCGGATTCAACCATAGTAGGAGGACCAAACCATGAAGAAGACACATGCCATTACCTTGGCGGCATCGCTGGGCGTTGCGCTCGCCTATGGGGCCGGGAACGAAATCACGGTGGGGAACATGCCGCCGTCGGTGGTGAAAACGGTGCCGGCCTGCGGCGACACGGAGGTCGATCCCGACCTGAAGGAAATCACGGTGACCTTCAGCAAGGACATGATGACGGAAAAGATGTGGTCGGTCTGCCAAATCTCTTCCGAGCACTATCCGAAACGGCGGAAGGATCTGTTCTACCGCGATGGGCGCACGTTTGTTTTCCCGGTCATCCTGAAGCCGGGCAAGACCTACGTGATGTGGTTCAACCGCGCCCAGTACAACTCGTTCCGTGACACCGGCAACCGCCCGGCCGTCCCGTACCAGCTGGTGTTCAAGACCAAGGATAAATAGCCGTGAACGGTGAAGTGAGAGAATTTTAACCACAAAGGACGAAGTGCTCAAAGAGGCATGTTGCTGGTGGGCTTAGCGTTCTTGGAGTCTTCGTGGTTTAATATTCCAGCCGGTCGGGTTTGGATTTCCAGCGGTTGAAGACGGCCTTCTTTTCGAGCCCATGGCTGAAGGCCAGGTAGATCCACTGGTTGCCCTTTTCCCGGTAGTCGGGATCGAACGCGACGGCGAGCAGGCCGCCCTGGCCTTCGGCAACGACGGATGGAGAGCCTTCGACCGGTTTGGGATTCAGCGTCCCGTTCCGCATAATACGCAACCGACCGGGACGTTCGGTGATCAGCGCGAGCTTATCGTCGAGAAAGGCGAGGTTCCATGGGATGTCCAGCCCCTCGGCCCAGATCTCTACGTCGATGTCGTAGTCCTGCGTCTGGAGGGATGTCGGGCTGGGCGGCGTGGCGGCCCCTGCTTGTTTTTCGGCTTCGAAGAGATAGTTGACCAAGCTCTTGATCTGTGGGTCGGTCAGCGATTTTTCATAGGCTGGCATGCCGAGATGGGTGATGCCGAACTTAATGTTGCGGGAAATGTGTCCGGCGCTGTCGCCGAACTGCCAAATGCCATCGACGAGGCTCTGAGCATTGCCGCCCTGGAATTTGACCCCGTGGCAGTGCGAGCAGTGTTGCTGGTAAAGGCTTTCGGCGCTTTGACCGAAAGCACTGGACGCGGCCAGTAGAATAAAAAAGAGGATTTGCTTTTTCATGCGGTGGAGTATGGCGCTTGTTTGCTTCAAGAACCAAGGGAAATTAATTTGAAAGAAATGGTGCTGAAAACAAAATACACATTGTTTTACAGCAGGTTGCTCGTTATAGATGGAGCTAAATGGATGCGTTCTTGAGTCGGCGCAAATCGGATCAATATGAAAAGGGCTTCCCATGGTATATCTAACACACACGTTTAAGCAGCAGGCTGCGATTGTTCTCTCGATCCTTTGGTGTTCATTGGCATTCGCTGTTGGCGAACCATCCGCGCTGCCGGATGGGTTCAGCCCGTCGAATCTTTTGTGGGAGCTGAAGCTGGCTTCGCATCAATATACCACTCCGGTGTTGGATGCTGGGCAATTGTTCGTTGGGGTGAATGATCACTATCTGGATCATTCCGCGCTGAGCTCATCCGGCGGCGGGCTCTTAAAATGTCTGGATCCGAATAACGGTACCCTGAATTGGCAAATGATTATTCCGCGGTATGAAGAGGGCGACATTGCGCCTTCGCATTATAACCGCTGGAAATGCGGCGTTTGTTCTCGTCCGGCGATGAATGAGAAATATCTGTATATAGTGGGACCGCGCGGCGATGTATTGTGTCTGGATCGGAAGGGGCAAGCCGATGGCAACAACGGGCCGTTTCTTGGTGAGGCCCGCTATATGGAAGCTGCTGCCGACTATGCTCTTCAATCCACCGATGGAGATATTATCTGGGAATACAACATGGTCTTCCAAAACAAGGTGGTTCCGCACGATGTTTGCGGCAGCTCTCCCTTGCTGGTCGGCGACTATTTGTATGCGTGCACCTCAAACGGTCAGGACAATAGGCATTCCTATATCGTGAATCCAGAGGCTCCGGCGCTGATTGTGCTGGATAAACATACGGGGCAGCTGGTGGCGGTTGAAGACGAGGGCATCAGCAAGCGAACCTTCCATTGCAACTGGTCGTCGCCGGTGGCCGCAACCATCGACGGCAAGCCCGTCGTTCTCTTCGGCGGCGGAGATGGGATTTTGTATGCTTTCGAGGCGATTTCGAAAACGACCGATCAGCCCCGGACGTTAAAAAAGCTTTGGCAGTATGACTGTTGCCCCGAAGACTACCGCATGCTGAACGGCGTGCCGAAGGCCTGTTCCCGCCACAGCAAGAGAACGCCGGATGGCCCCAGCGAAATTATTTCAATCCCGACGGTGGTTGATGGGCGTGTGTATGTGCCCATCGGGCAAAGCCCGAATCATGGCCCCGGGCAAGGCATGCTGACGTGCATCGACATTGCGACCGGAAAAAAAGTCTGGGAGTCCGCGGCGGTGGATCGTACCACCGCGCAACCGGCGGTTGTGG belongs to Pontiella desulfatans and includes:
- a CDS encoding PQQ-dependent sugar dehydrogenase translates to MKAKIILPILLTVSSALGQSADNLYQEHCSHCHGAKFQGGNAQSLIDGIWQFGDSAGHISRNIKFGITHLGMPAYEKSLTDPQIKSLVNYLFEAEKQAGAATPPSPTSLQTQDYDIDVEIWAEGLDIPWNLAFLDDKLALITERPGRLRIMRNGTLNPKPVEGSPSVVAEGQGGLLAVAFDPDYREKGNQWIYLAFSHGLEKKAGEKRAPAMTKVVRGRIRNNRWIDEQTLFEARHEEYRTTRVHFGTRIVFDAGNNLYFSIGDRGTGDDAQDLSKPNGKMHRIRRDGSIPNDNPFVQTEGALPSIFSYGHRNPQGISVHPTTGQIWAAEHGPLGGDELNLVEAGKNYGWPVITYGKNYNGTTITEVVRKEGMEQPAWYWKPSTAVCGIGFYSGNLFPKWNNKLLVGALKYEDVRVLDIEKDRVMHEEMILKNAGRVRDVACGPDGALYIVLNSPDTILRLTPKEQ
- a CDS encoding PQQ-binding-like beta-propeller repeat protein, whose translation is MVYLTHTFKQQAAIVLSILWCSLAFAVGEPSALPDGFSPSNLLWELKLASHQYTTPVLDAGQLFVGVNDHYLDHSALSSSGGGLLKCLDPNNGTLNWQMIIPRYEEGDIAPSHYNRWKCGVCSRPAMNEKYLYIVGPRGDVLCLDRKGQADGNNGPFLGEARYMEAAADYALQSTDGDIIWEYNMVFQNKVVPHDVCGSSPLLVGDYLYACTSNGQDNRHSYIVNPEAPALIVLDKHTGQLVAVEDEGISKRTFHCNWSSPVAATIDGKPVVLFGGGDGILYAFEAISKTTDQPRTLKKLWQYDCCPEDYRMLNGVPKACSRHSKRTPDGPSEIISIPTVVDGRVYVPIGQSPNHGPGQGMLTCIDIATGKKVWESAAVDRTTAQPAVVDGLVYISDYSGKLSCLSAESGELFWQHDLDAGVWCASPVVAGGNVYIGTEKNVLWILKAGKEKQVVKRSRLKSPAITPLAQDGVLFLPTQKRLFALKGDFLD
- a CDS encoding c-type cytochrome — translated: MKKQILFFILLAASSAFGQSAESLYQQHCSHCHGVKFQGGNAQSLVDGIWQFGDSAGHISRNIKFGITHLGMPAYEKSLTDPQIKSLVNYLFEAEKQAGAATPPSPTSLQTQDYDIDVEIWAEGLDIPWNLAFLDDKLALITERPGRLRIMRNGTLNPKPVEGSPSVVAEGQGGLLAVAFDPDYREKGNQWIYLAFSHGLEKKAVFNRWKSKPDRLEY
- a CDS encoding alpha/beta fold hydrolase, with amino-acid sequence MGKSPVIMLSGMGADARVFKKQLEAIPQMSVPKWIEPQPGESLRDYAGRFAKRIDPGMPCHIGGASFGGFVALEMVRHLHVAGCFLVGSVRVPEELPRGFKVLNGIPGVAGAVPFEVAALLGKAALLSTGRDSQAHHAELMKQLADSDAAFLRWACRAVLGWSGAPDTGDTPIHQIHGSADVVLPVRNTRPDVVVPGAGHALSMSHPDEVTEFILKRIQP
- a CDS encoding radical SAM protein, coding for MTKPYDYLFGPVPSRRLGRSLGVDLIPFKTCTMDCAYCQLGETTCPVSERGDYVPMQDVLAELDRWWKNDGQADHITLAGSGEPTLHTHFGDVFRWVKENTEIPSVLLTNGTLMHNANVRADAVLANKVKVTLSAWDEASFQQIHRPAQGVSFELLVKGEQAFRSEFSGELSVEVFIIEGVNSHVFDVRKIAEVVKSIHPDRVDINTAVRPPADPSVKAAREEHLHALAELFGPNASVAATFKRQGFESIEISQEALLGLIKRHPATCKQLADEFNLPSDKMYKTLKSLVATGQLREDKSGLETCYFHRA
- a CDS encoding Ig-like domain-containing protein translates to MKKTHAITLAASLGVALAYGAGNEITVGNMPPSVVKTVPACGDTEVDPDLKEITVTFSKDMMTEKMWSVCQISSEHYPKRRKDLFYRDGRTFVFPVILKPGKTYVMWFNRAQYNSFRDTGNRPAVPYQLVFKTKDK